tggcggggcagggcaggaccagcGCTTGGCATAactggatggggcagaagagccTCACTGTGGGGCGACCTAACAATGGCTGAGAGATGGAGGAGACGAGAGGctagatggggaggggttgggggccctgcagccgactgctgccccacaccaaaccgcctgcagcccggctccggcgctGTTCCCATCCCTCACTCCCAGCGCCATTCCAGGCCCTGCCACATGCGGGGAGCAACAGTGGGTttggagagctcctgcagctctgctgcactggggtgagttgggggtcagacctccctcccccatgccgcAGGGGCCTAGCCCAGCCCACCACCCTCACCTGGAAGCAGTGAATATGTGCTTGGAATTGGTGCAGATGGCATTGATGGGGCTGTCGTGGCCCTTGATCTCCCCAACGGGTGTGAAGTTCTCCATGTTCCAGACCTTCACCACGCCCCCGCAGCAGGCGCTCAGCAGCATGGGGCGGCCAGGGACGAAGGCCAGGGCGCAGACCCAGTCCTTGTGCGCGTTGGGGATTTGCtggcaggcacagagacagggcaGAGCCAGTGAGCGCCCACGATCCACGCTGCCAGCCGGGGCCATCAAGACCCAAACTGCCCCCTGAGCTCCAGGGCAgggtcaggccagcagccagagccagatgctgggtttgcagctggctgctggctctgtaatgggctgagacaaaccccccacatctgtaccgtgGCTGAGAGCTGGAATTTTTAAGCTCCGATCGATTTCTCATCAAGCAGCAgccgaggatttgaattcaaGACAAGGGGACTCTGGTGAGCTACAGAAGCAcctcagcaggagagaagagggctcCGCCCCAGGAGACAATTGCTCATTGGGATTGACCAGGGGATCTCCAAGCTCTAATCAATCCAAGCCGTGCTGGCAACCCTGATATGAGACACACAagatgggggagagaatctctttgattggaccaatttctgtgtgtgtggggggaagggacaagtctgcaaactcagctcttcttccagggtggggcttgaaagcttgtcccttccacccacaggagctggtccaataaaaaagagattccccctcaccccccatctctCTAATTATTTGTCTGCCATCAATCCTCAGCGCTCCAGTGGGAAGAAAAATGAGCATTAGCCTCATTTCATAGGGGAgagactgtgggggagggtcacacagccacaaatggtgactagctctgggcagctccattTTGGGGGACACCCCGACCACCCCATtttcagaggagcagagcccccactgctccccttgactCCTACAGTGCCCAGCTCCTCTGAACAACCCAGCCCCGGGCGGGCACACGGTAGGTTCTCCAAAACAGAGCCCAccaccactaaaaaaaaaaaaaaaaaaaatcaatggaggcctctgaaatgttagccaagtctcatggcagagccagacttcctgcctcccagcaccggCCTGCACGCCCCCTTCGGCTGCTGCTCTATCCCAGACCCACCGGAGGCCGTCCCCGCACTGCTGCGCGCCACCACTGACCTGGAGAGCCAGGCACCGCGGCCTGTGGCGCCTGGAGACCAGACAGCCACACTCACCGGGGTCAGAAATAGGGACAACGCCGAGCGCTATCTACCCCCAGACCAACCTGTCCCCATTCGCCATAGGCCACTGAGCCCTTTAACcgcagcaggtggggcccagcCCTATAGAACTGGCTACCGTGATTTTTCCTGTGGGTCAATGGCCAGTGACAGAGAAAAGgttccccacctctgccctaagggctgcagctgggagaggagcactGGGTCCTACTTTCAGCCCCCTTTGGGCGTgatcagcagctgctggggctgatgTAGTGCAAAGCCCAGGAGCAAACAGGCTAAGCTGCTCCACGCTGGGGTTTGTGCCAGTGCAGCTTCCCCCGGTGCCAGTCCAAATCCACCCCTGCCTCAATAACACAGCTTCCAGCCGGGAGGGAGCGGGCCCCCGCTCAGCCCAGAACGACTGCTCCCTCTGCCTACGCAGCACCCGTCTGCCTCCCCACAAGAGCTGCCCTTGCCTGGGGGCCCGAGTTAGCCCCGCCCGGACCTGTTGAGCTCCCAGATGCGGACAGAGTTCCCGGCGGCAGCGTAGAGCACGGTGCCGGTGGGGTTGAGTGCGATCTGGTTGATCTGGTGCTCGCCCTGCACGCTGGCAATGGTGCGGGTGGTGGTCCCAGCCCAGGCATCCCCAGAGATCACCTGACCTGAAGAGCTAAGCCAAAGAGACAAACAGGTGAGCCTCAAGGCAGAGAccctcgggggagggagggggcaatttaCACAGTGTGGAATGGAAGATCTAGCCCGTTGTGGACTGATTAGAAGGCTGGACAGCGTCTGTCCCCAGCCATCTATAGGGGGAAGCAACACCACTTCCTGGCCATATGCAGTGCCAGTGGTACCAGGATGAGacccccccgctcagccccacgtCCCCTCAAGCCAGGAGCAACGGCACAGCAAGGGTGACCCAGGCAGCAGCTTTCGGCACCCAAGGGAGGTGCCTTGCCACGCAGCCAGCCAGACCCGTACCAGCAGGCATGCCAGCTCCACGCCCAGGGCGGAGCGACACAAACCCCACCCCTGGCTTGGAGTTGATGTTGACAGGCAGCCCAGGCATGTTCccgcccagggccggcgcttccatttaggcgaccgcaccaggatttgggggggaggggcagcaattcggcggcggggggtccttccgcgctccgggtgttcggcggcaattctgcagcgggtccttcacttgctccaggacccgccgccgaagtgacccgaagaccgggagcgtggaaggacccccccaccgctgaattgccgacgacgaccgggagcacggaaggacccccccaccgctgaattgccgacgacgaccgggagcacggaaggacccccccaccgctgaattgccgacgacgaccgggagcacggaaggacccccgtctagggcgccaaaaaccctggcgccgctcctgttccCGCCAGTCAGATTGGGGAGGCCTAAAAGAGAAGTCTCAGTCTGTGGCTGGGCACCAGAGAGAGGGGCTGATTCGCTGGGGTCTGGAAACGGTgctggcagctgcagatgggtCATTACCCATCCCTGATCAAAGCAACTGTAGGGTGCACGGTGCCCCCCGAAACAGACGAGAGGAGCAACTTCCCTGAgagcagagcaccaagccacggaGCCTCCACGAGCCAGGCCAGGCTAGAACGACCTGCATTGCAGCATTCCTAGACTCAGCCCTGCAGACCAGCCCGGCCGCCTGGCCTTTGCAATGCTGCCCTGAGTGCAGAACGCTGGCAGGGCAGTGCGTCGAGCTTGGCCAGGCCCACAGGGCAGCCTCGGTGCGTCAGGTACTTACGTGAGGGTGCGGACGCACTTGGCCTAATCCCGGATATCCCACACCTTGATGTAGGAGGTGGAGACAGTGAAGACCAACCCTGAGTGGCTGCAGTACTTGATGGACACCACATTATTGGGGTGGCCCTTTAGCGAGGCGATTTCCTGGCCCGTCACCAGGTTCCACATTTTGCAGCTCCGGTCtgcgggaggaggcaggagcacaTGACACTGCGGGACCCTTCCTGTCCTCAGCAAAGGATCCCCatggcttcctccctccctcccccccacctccccctgctcccacgaGTGCCCCAGGGGAGCTCAGTCCCTGTGGCCCATCCAGCCTCTGGCACCTCTGCCAGACCTGCCAACGGGGGGAGGGTCTATTAGTGCCAGGTGCGAGGTGAACATCCAGCCACTAGGAACCGGGCAGAggccccaacaactcgcttcagggaTGTCACCACACAGCTGTTCAGCCTAATGACTCGTGCAgcattgctgccctctgctggggggaCCCAGAACTGCACCGGCCCGTTGTGGCTTTCAGGCAGGCCGGTGCCGTCTGAGCAAGAggctcctgtcctgcccccgcagtttggggtggctcagcccctcccctgggtaaCAGGCTCACTCCCCAATGATCACACCCAGAGCTCAGCAGCCGGCCCGCCCCTGAGGCGCGCACCTTTGGATCCGGAGAAGAGCAGGTCGTCGGTGGCGTCCACGCGGAGAACGGGCTTGGAGTGTCCTTCCGCCATGGAGATGCACTGCAGCGGGGCCGTCCGGGTGCTCCTGGCACCGCCCACGGGGTTAATGAGGCCCCTtccgtgggagagagagagcaagggcgTCAGCAGGGGGGCGCTGGCTGGGTGACCCAGGACAAAGCCAGATCCCGCCCCACGAGGCTGCCAGGGCCTGCTAGTGGGGCTCCGGAGCAAAGCAAACCACAGACAGAAGCTGCTgggcagcctgctccccagacGGGCCCCCCGGGGACAGGTCACACCCCATTGGTGCTAAGGGCTCAGGGACTCGTGCAGACCCTGCCTTggcttggggctggggcttggaaagGAAACGGGCTTCACCCCCGGCCATCTCGCTGCTGGCACAGAtgagctacccccctccccccgtgagagctgtgggtggcccCTGTGCCCCATCCAGGCAAGATCCCGAAGCCAACAGAGTCCAGGCTGCTGCATGGCacacgctgccccatcccctgtggaGTCAGAGACtagcagggacaggctggctccgGACCCAACTCCCAGAACCTCCAGGCTTGAACAaactggggccctgctccagccgtGCTATGTGGGGCATAAGGGCACCACCCCGTGGCCAGCGGGTGGGGGAAGCGCCCTTTCTCCATCTGACCCACTCCGGTTTTGCAATGAGCTTCACCCTGCTTTGGCAGATCGGGAAGGGATTTTTAACAGGTCATGTGGcgaatcaatggcagagctgggaacagagcctaGGAGTTCTCAATCCCCCGagaacagggagagaacccaggaatcctggcttccTGGCCAGGAGACAATCCTGTCTCAAACCAGTTCTAGGCTTTGCCCCAGCAACAGCCAATGGGGCTGTGAGCAGAGTTCAGAGGGAGGTTCTAGGGCGCTGAGCACATGAGAATCGACACCCCTGAGAAAAGAGCCCAGGTGGAAGAGCCCATCATGGAGAGGGTTGATAGCCCCAAAGTAGCTTCCCAGCCAGGATCTCTAAACACCTCCCCTCCTTCCAGCAGGGTTGGATTACaggtggggacactgaggcaaagggaggggaaagggctagCCCAGGGTCACACGGCACATTTGTGGCATGGTTGGAATGGATTTTTTGAggggcgctgagcacccactactccagctgaTGGTGCTCAGGGTGTCAGAGTCAGGCCCACGGTGTCTCAAATAGGCACCCAAAGGCCAGTGGGGAGATGCTCCTCTGCCAGCCTGGCCCTTTTGatgtgcagggaatgggggaaggagagttcTCCTGGCACAGACACTGCCTTGGGCTAGTGTAATTGGTTCTATGTGGCTCGTGTTGCAAACCCAggcatgctgggggcagagccagggccttaGCACACCCCATTAGGGGAACTCTGGGTTGTGGCATAGCTGGCAAGCAGCCCTTTGGGAGGTTGCAGTGAGTTAGAGCAaccccaaggctgctctaataTATCTGGGAGGCTGCACAGGCCTCAGCAGCAGCCACAGGATCCTCGGTGCCAAGAGGCTGCACCCCAGGTGTTTactctttgcagatggggaaaccgaggcacaagacAGGGATAACAATCCTGACCAGCCTCGCCATGGGTGCTGGGAGGCTGAAGCCACGTTTGTCAAGTGCTTGGAGATGTCTGAACTGAAGGTGCGAGAGaagacccccccaaaaaaagcatcATAGCCTGGACCCTCCAAGCATCCACCGGCTCCAACAGCTGGACTGCCCTGCCTCTTGCAGCTAGGCCAGACACAGCGCAAGATATCATCACTACCCGCCCTGCCCTCGAGGCAGAATAGAGCATGCAGCTGTCCCCATTCAGTGAAAGCACCGTACGCTATCCGCTTAAACCCccagcactgcatttcaagacgaTGGCTCAGACCTTAAGGCACTGGAGACCAGAGGCAGAAAGGGACTTCCACAGCCGGACACGGCATGCCAGGGCCATgcggggaagcagagagaaggaaagagggacacACAGCGAGCAAGAGCAGCACCAGGACAGAGTCCCAATAGATTTAGCAAAGAAGCAAGGCCCAGAGTTTGGCCAGCACGGATTcagcatgcagggcagggggagggaaatgcgAGAAGCAGGAGAGTTCTAATCAATAGAAAGTTGTATGTACCTCAGCACCTCCGAGACAGAGGAATCGCTGTCGTCAGACCTAGGGACAGAAAATTAGCAGGATTACGGGAGAAAAAATCCCGGATGAGAGAGGCAGCAGCGGAGTCAGAGAGTGGAGTGTTGTTATTGCATCCAAGCTAGCGGGGTAGAGAGGGAGGAGCGGACACAGAAAAccagagaggaaaggggcagaggagcaggaagggacaCGTGGCTCGGACACAAGATCTTTCAGGCTGgactggagtcattcagccagaagggactgttacaaTCACCCAGTCTGACCAGTACAGTGCAGGCCTGAGGCCTCGCCCggggattcctgcatccagtctGCATTTAATCTTCCCATGGTCCCCCCGTCTCATCACTG
The DNA window shown above is from Chrysemys picta bellii isolate R12L10 unplaced genomic scaffold, ASM1138683v2 scaf2546, whole genome shotgun sequence and carries:
- the LOC135980290 gene encoding kinesin-like protein KIF21B, which gives rise to MAEGHSKPVLRVDATDDLLFSGSKDRSCKMWNLVTGQEIASLKGHPNNVVSIKYCSHSGLVFTVSTSYIKVWDIRD